The DNA sequence AACGTCGAAGTACTATAAGGACAAAAATACCTGTGTCACAAAAGGACATACATACCACATCAGAAAAAAGTTGAGCCAAGGAACTGACTTCACCTTCAGCACAGCTAAGAAACTCCGTCAGAGCCTGGCAAGTAGAAGATACACAAACTAATGAGAACACCGGTGttctacaatatttttttgtttgttatccTGACAAAATGTGTGTAGCTAATTAGGAGAACTTTTTGATTGCTATTGTACAATGCTGAACCGGACACCACagttataaaaataatgttattgTACAATCTCAAATACTGGTCTCCTCTAAGTAGTAGGGGTTCcaagaagaaaatattagaaTTTGTCAGCGTGTTGGAACAAGAAAGTGATTACATAACAAAGACGATCATAAATGGCCTGAAATGTAACAGAATCAGTATATTTGTGGATTAGTTAAGCAGATAAATTACCTTACAGAAATTCTCAGACATTAGTCCATCATTTTCTGACATGGACAGCTCGTCTACAACTTTCTCCATTCCTTTGCTAATAGCTTTCATTTCCTCTGCCAAATATTTCAGTTGTATCTGAACAAAAATGGTATTGACTCACTATTTCCATCCATGTCTCTAATGATTAACTATGTCATTAGCCGGTTCAAGTAAAGATACCTTCAATGCGGGTTCCAAGCTGGAAagatctttagaaaaatcaagtAGTTCAGGCAATTTGTCCGTAAGGATCTGGcggaaaaaaaatcatgaactaTTCTGCAAAATATGATTGTCACTAACACAAGTAAAAGTTACTTCACATGCATTTTGTCAAGATAAAACCTTtagttttttcatctttttatttttccctCTGATAGGTAGATAAAACCTTAAATTTTCATGCTGCATAGCCACCTTAAAGAAACCTTGATTGTCAAGAAGGATTGTGCTTGCAAGATCAAGTGTTAGAGGTAAAGCAATATCAACAGGATGAAAAATCTGGCATTAAACATCACATCTACACACCAAATGCATGAGAGTGATCTTATTATGATCTCGTCAAGCATACAACCCCGTTATTCTGATCTCGTCAAGCATATAACCCCGTTTTTCTGATCTCGTCAAGCTATTTTCCGAGTGAAGATCCTTACCTTGCAAAGATAATGCATGAGAGTCATCTTATTGCTCCATGAACGTGTGTCTGTTAGTTTAAGGAGGCTGTCTAACTTGAACCCAGCAGCAGACCCTATACCGGTAGCATCAAGACAACAATAATTGCTCAAAGAAACACCAAATGGATAAGAATAGCATTCCATGAATCAAACACACAACAAATATTTCTAAGACTAGAAATGCATTAAGCGTTGAGAaatcaatgatttttttaatctttctaTTGATATGCTAAAGTTGACAAGTAAAAatcaatgaatttatttttactgtagttgacaagtaaaagtgaacagaaGGAGTATAATTCTGCAATTCTACTGCCCGGTTTCCCATCCTTTGTCTCttataaatcaaacaaaagaaGAAGGCAATAAGACATAAGGAAAATATGGTGAGCAAAATATGCTTCTACTAAGAAACAAATAATAACCAACCTCTTGCAGTTCCCTGGTTGAGAGCATTTCCCAAATACAAAATTGTCTGCAGAACCCCTTTCAATTTCGATGAACCTCTGATCTGCTTAGGACATTGAAACGACACGGGATAGACAAGGATGTTAGAAAACATTTGAGTGTAATAAAAGATTGATCAATAAGGGAGACAAAGAAACAGAAGTGAAATATTTGCCTGATCAGTTGCTGAATTCACAATATTCAGATTGTTCCTTAGCTCAGAAATCTGAAAacattgtaaagaaaaaaacaccTTCAGCAAGATGAAACCCCACACTTCTAAATGCAGGCAGCGGATGCACTGTACTCTCACCTGGGATTGAAACTGAATCGTAAATGAGAAAACCCGTAGCTTGGACTCTATTCGTGGGACTTGCATCAGTTCTAACATAAACTGTTACAGAGCCATAGAAATATTATGTAAACTACAGGAAAAAGTCCCTGAAAGAGAAACTGATATCAAGAATCAAGATAAGGTTATTCAGAATGGCATTGGCAGACCTGTTCACATCTACCCAActtctctttttctcctttatAACCCTGCAACAGAAACGTTGGATAAATGAGTTCGTCAACAACATTCCGATATGTATTGAGTAATATATCTTATTACATTTCTCTTGTGGAATAATTTCTTACCTTGAGCACTTCGATTTCCTCTTTTGTTGGGCAAAACTTAATCAGGTTCTCCACCTGATCAATATCTAATGCTGAATCTTCCAAAGCAAGCACTGAAGTCTATCACAAATATCAAAGTCGAATAAGACAACAACAGAACCAGCATTCAATTTTCAACAGGTTACATAGTAAAGGTTAGTTCAACATATAGAAGGATTAACAGAAATCAATGAGAAGCTACATAGATTAATAGACTAGGAACACTGATGAAAAGAAGAGTATCATCACTAAGAAGGAGCAtcaaaagtgaaaataaattgaagagTTAAAGGTCAAACACACACCTAAAGTATCACGTTTTTGCGAGTTTCCTACTTGAACTATTAAGTGTTTACATTTTCTACATAAACTATCACCAACTATATATCAAAACACACATGTACTATCAGCTGTTCCCTTTTCTTACCTGTACTATCACCATCGTTAAGTAGGAAAAGGGAACAACTGATAGTTTAGGTGTGCTGTGATAAGTAGTTGGTGACATTTCAAGACTACATGTAGGAAAAATGAACACCTGATAGTTCAGGTAGGAAACTCACAAAAATGTGGCACCTCAGGtgtatttttgaccattttctctaaattaaATGTATTTAACTATAAAACAATACAGAAGCGATTCCAAGTTGATTGAGACCTTAAAATGGTAAAAGAATTATTGGGCAAACATCACCAATCCTATTGAAGCCATGGAGAAGGAAATGTTAATCATTCAAATATGCACAGATAAATACAAACATATGGTTCATGAAGCTTTACTCGGGGAAATTTTTCTACACCAATCAAGCTGTGCCAAAAAAATATATCCAATATATGCAGATGAATTTTGCTTACCAGCATGTCGTGCAGTGGTATCTTCACCTTAGAAAGCATAATTTCACAATTATAAGCCCGTCTATGATCAAcctacagaaaaggaaaaaggattAAGATAAATTATCTTCTTACAACATTGTGTTAGAGCTAGTATCACAGTTTTGTCTTCTCTTTCCAGCTATTCATCAGGAGAGAACTCCAGTAGCGTCCGACAGTATAATACATGTATCAGGTAAGAGGGATTTATGCAATGTTACAAATTGTTTAACAAGATTGCATTTAGATCAGGTGTTTCAAAACATTAGGAAGCAAAATTCTGAAATATAATTTATCTAACCAGTGACATGTCATTAAAAGAAAACATCTAATCCAAATAaccaagaaattaaatttatctGTAGAGCTTAGTAATTTAGAGGATCAATAAACTGTTAGTCAGAATATGAGTGATATCCTGCATTAACTTTTGTGAATGAGAATGTGCTTATCTACTAACATAAGAGGGATATATATCAGCTAGAGATACAATCAGCGATTAGCTACTAGCATATGACATACAAAACATTGCTATATACTAATAATCAGGGTACCtctatacaaatatgataagtCAGTCTGTTCCCTTTTTCAAGAAACTGATCACATTAACTGTCTAAGTGCCTTCAAATTTTGGCGTCCTATAAAATGGAACTGCAGTTCTTTATATGCttaatattttgttatattCAGTAAATTTAAGAATGGTTTAAGTAAACAACAGCACAATCATCACAGAAACCATATGATTGCAAGAACTTGCCATCCTTGAAAATCCAACTAGGATTTATTGTGGCTTTTAATACTTGTGCTTGGCAGGGAGCATAGGAAAGGTTTCAAGTTAATGCAACAACAGTAACTGGTAAACATTAATCTTTCAAGATGCTGGCACAATAGAAAGATATGATACTACAACCATGACGTTGTACAGTATTGCTTGGTGTTACAAGCTTAGGTTTTGATATAACAAATGTGCTTGGTCAGCAGTTATACTTGATGAAACCTCTATAATCACAATTTTTTAAGCTAAAAGCTCTCCAAACTGGAAATGACCTCATGTAAAACATGAAATGGTGTAACAGACAGGGATGAACGAGCAAGATGCATTAGGAAGATAATCAAGTATAAGAgcttaagatttttttttcagaaagtGCATAATTATATTAGTTAAGAACTTCAAGTAgcttatcaattttttttaaaaaaattaagctaTTAATGTTTATGTCAAACAATGGAATGGTGCAAAGGGATTTTAATAAATTTCAGGAAAACATTTTGtgcatataaataaaaaaaaattagatagaaGAGTCACCAGCTGGACTTTCTGAACTTTCTGTCCAAATTTGGTCTTTGAATTCCCGTTCCTTCCTGAACCGACTTGGTCTAAATTTTGAACAGAGAAGAAATATACAAGTTCTGGCATATCAATCACGGATGGCCTATAAAACAGAAATGCAGAGAAGTAAATGAAACATTGTACTCTGGAAAAAGAAGTTGACCACATGGGCGCATTAACAATATGTCCAAAACCTACTTGGAGGCATAGCTACATTTTTCAATTTCAGCCCAAAAACTTCCTTGGACTGCTCTACTTATCTTTAACCAATGCAATGGCTTCAGCTTCTTTGTTGAATTGCTTCTTGAAGTCATAGTGCTAGACAACATCCGTCGGTAATTTTTGCTAGGTGGAGGAGCAATAGGAGGGGTTGGAGATGGAGAAGCAGGCATATTATTCACCTTAGGGAAAGGAACCGGAGGAGGAGGAACGGAAGGAACACTCTTTGGGAGATTATTATTATCCTTGAGAGATGAAACCAAGGAGGGAGGAGGTGGTGATGGTGGTACTGCATATAACTCTGTAGGCTTAGAAGCCTGTGATGAAGGCAAAGGAGGTGGTGGAGGTGGACAGGGTTTTTCGGTTAGAGAAAAATCCTCCTTCACAGGCTGCTCAGGAagtggtggaggtggaggtggaggtggaggtggaggtggacAGGGTTTTTCAATTAGAGAAAAATCCTCCTTCACAGGCTGCTCAGGAAgcggtggaggtggaggtggaggtggaggcGGAGGCAGAGGCAGTAGCATTCCACCTTTGGAAACTAGTCTTTCCTTCAAAGGTGGGGTAGGTGGAGATGGAGGTCGAGGTGGTCCACTTATTGAGGAACAATTCTTGTTCAACCCAGGGGTTGTAAGTAACAAGCATGGGGAAGAACTAGGTGTTGGTGGAGGCAGCGATggcggtggtggtggtggtgatgacCCACCACTGAAAGTTAAATTTTGCTTCAAAGGTGGTGTAGGAGGAGCTGAAGTTTGAGGAGTTCCACACACATAAGCAGAATTCTCCTCCAACACAGGGACTAAATGTGGTACAGGTGGTGGCAATGGTGACGTCCCATTCTTACTGACTAACTTTTCTTCTAAATGTTTGATAATGGGGGGTATGGGACCTGATGGAGAAGGACTCCCAGAAGGGAAAGTAGGCAGAGAAGGTTCCATTTTGGCAATTATGTCATTCTCACATGGACTTAAAGGCATCCCAAGAGGAAGCAATGATGTGTCAGGTTGAGATACTGTAGTTGCATCATCTTTCAAATATATAGAATTAGTACTTTGGTCTCTGGGAGGAGTAGGCTGCGATGGAGAAGGTACATCCAATTTATCCTTGAGTGGTGGGAGTAGTGCTGGTGGCGTTGGAGCAGGAGATAGAGGCTTTCCAGTGACTATACCTTGATCCTTTGTCAATAAAGGTGGAGGAGTAGGCGACATGAGGACATTTGTCATGAGTGGTCGGTCCTTGATTTCAGATAGAGAAGAAACTTCTTTCAGCTTACCACATTCTTTTCCATAAAGTGAAGGATGTTCCACAGTTTTGCTTTCATGAGGTGACACTGGTGGTGATGTAACAGAAGCACTAGATTCTACACTAAAACCAGTAGAAGTAAGCATTGGAAAAGAGATTGATGGCTGCAACTTTATAATTTTCATCTCAGTTTTTCTTTGACATAATATATAACTACACTCAAACTTGGCATCAACTGGAAAGTAAACACTCCAAATTTGACtatgcacatctagacacctcaactcgtCTCCACCTTGTTAGttgaacactccaacttacaaaatgatcatctagatACCTCCAAAATTTATATGCCACATCAGCATCGGGTGTCCACGAGACACAATAAGGACGAGTTGTGAAGTGTTTCGTtgttagttgaggtgtctagatgtacACTCTCAAAGATGCAATGCTTACTTGCCAATGATGCCAAGTTTGAGTGTttctttatgtattatgcctttttttcCCAACAATCTGAAATTGAGCACTAGATTTTACACTAGTGCCAATAGGGGAAGGTTATGAAAGAGAGATTAATGGTTGCAAGTGTGACATTTTCATCTTACCTTTGGTTTCAACAAGCTGAAACACAGCTTCTTGTTTGTTGCTACGGTATGCTTCAGAGGATGACCCAACCTGCTGCTCCAAAGTAGACTGTGCCAAGCCCTTAGCATTATTCTCTAATGCTGCAAGTTCTTGCCTCTTTTGAGGGTTCTCCAAAGTAGCTTGATCAATGAGCTTGGTAGTGGCTGTTGTCTCAGGTGGAGATCCCAATTTTTCCGGGATCAAATTTGATTCAGTTATTTGTTCGAGCATATTGCTAGCAGCATCACCCTTTTGATTTAGCCAATCGGCACTGTTAATGATTTCCTGAACTTTAGCAAATGCCTCCACTGGAAGGCCATCCTTCTTATCGAAACAAGACAAATCAACAGGGACTACAGAAGCAGCAACATCCATGTCTGAAAAAAGAACCTTCGACCCGTGCATAATTGTAAACTGTTATGCTTCTTGATAGAGCGAACATAAAGATAACAGAAAAGTGAATCTAACGAGAATAGTGATACCTCAATTCTGAAGTCTTTTGGAAATTGATCCTTAGCATCCCACAATGTATCAACTTCATCACTGTTAAGTATCAGAATGCTTGACTGAATAAAAGATGTGTTAAACATGGTTCGAAACATCATTATTTCCCGGTCATCGTGCAAGCTAATACATTCCAAGACAACATCACCTTGTATATGACAAGTGATATCAATCTTGACTAATTCACATTCTTCCTGCAACAACATGATAAATGTCTTGTCAATAGTTAGTGGGACTCCAAATTAGAGTTCATACACCATAAAAGATGGAAAGAGTAGGATAGAAAGTCCATATGGATTCTGTGATTGCTCAAGAATGTCGCATAGAACAGGACCAAATACAACCAATTTTTACTTGAAGCCCCAATATAGAAGGAATTGTTGTAAAACTGAGGTGTCAGATCAACAAATCAGATACTCAAATGGTCCAATTAACTCTAAATCAAGTATCTTTGTTCCATAAAATCAACAATCTTGACATATTACCATGTAACCTACAACCACACATTGCTCAAGGGCAAAGAATGTATAAATTACTAGTCAAAGAAAGATGTCAGAAACTTCAGTAAATCAAATCATTAGATAGTCGATCATCGATCCACTTAAAATCTTATATAACACCCCTCGTCATCCTATCAAGGATAACACATTCCACATCCTCACTTTATATGCATTTTATCTAAAGAGTTTGACAAGTTCATCATCAGATCAATCATGATTTTTCAACGTGAAGTTTAGGGGgaacaactattttttttagtaagtcTGAAGTTTATGGACAATTTGACCCTCGTTTATGTGTCAATCCTGAACAAAGCATGTCCTTATCCAGAAAACTTAACAAagattccttttttttctcaagGATAGCAACATTCCTGAAATTGCAAAGGATAATTGAGTTTTCTGAAGGGGAAAAAATATCTAACCTGCTTGTAGTAACGGACAATATTACTTTTCTTTTGTGTGGAGAACAAACTTTTCGGAGACCGATCAGAAACTATTAATGGATCCTGTCCATAAATACGAAATATGGGCCGACATCCACCCTTGCCATCAAAATTAGGTACCATCCTTATAATAATGCAATCCAGAGTGAGTGCTCTATCCAAGGGAGGCCATTGTGTGTTCAAGTTCCTTCTTGCTACATACTGTAAATATCTTAGTTGAGAAGGAATTGGATTTAGAGGTTGCATTAGGTGCAAAAGCTCATGAGGAGCCTGCTTATGAATCATGTCTAAGGTCTTCTGTTCTCCGTTGAAGTGTCGTCTATATATCAATAATGCAGCCAACATAAATGCCAAAACTGGCCAACCACCCCATTCACAGTGTAGTAGGAGCACATTTTGCTGCCCGAGGGAGAGCCAACTTTCACTGGATCTAAGAAAATGGTTTATCATCTCCATAGAGAGCAAAGGGCATCCTTCATAGTGTCGAGGGTAATCCATTATTGTCACATCATGCTCGGAAAGATCGTTTGCAATCAGGCTTTCTGACTCACCCTCCCGAAAATTGAAAGCCAAAATTGACACGTCAGGGTAATGATCCCGAAGTTGGCTAATTACGCTTGCTACATAGCCTTTGTAATTTTTCTCTTCCCAAACATCAGTAGAGAAACACCTATCAAATACTGCAAATAACAACAGATGCACCTATTAGCTAAACTATTATATGCAGCAGGCAAATATTTTATAGTCATCTACTTCATTTCATATCCGAATGAGTTTCCTCATATCTTACCATTTGAATTTTGAGCACACAGAAAAAGGACCTAACAGATGATCACTTTTACAGGTTCCGAGTTTCCACAGTGAATCAGACATTCAAGTtaaaatatgaacaaatatAGCAACTGTAGCAACCAATAACTAGTATACTTTGTaa is a window from the Solanum stenotomum isolate F172 unplaced genomic scaffold, ASM1918654v1 scaffold9962, whole genome shotgun sequence genome containing:
- the LOC125853185 gene encoding formin-like protein 13 isoform X3 translates to MALFRKLFYWKPPDGLLEIGGDRVYVFDRCFSTDVWEEKNYKGYVASVISQLRDHYPDVSILAFNFREGESESLIANDLSEHDVTIMDYPRHYEGCPLLSMEMINHFLRSSESWLSLGQQNVLLLHCEWGGWPVLAFMLAALLIYRRHFNGEQKTLDMIHKQAPHELLHLMQPLNPIPSQLRYLQYVARRNLNTQWPPLDRALTLDCIIIRMVPNFDGKGGCRPIFRIYGQDPLIVSDRSPKSLFSTQKKSNIVRYYKQEECELVKIDITCHIQGDVVLECISLHDDREIMMFRTMFNTSFIQSSILILNSDEVDTLWDAKDQFPKDFRIEVLFSDMDVAASVVPVDLSCFDKKDGLPVEAFAKVQEIINSADWLNQKGDAASNMLEQITESNLIPEKLGSPPETTATTKLIDQATLENPQKRQELAALENNAKGLAQSTLEQQVGSSSEAYRSNKQEAVFQLVETKESSASVTSPPVSPHESKTVEHPSLYGKECGKLKEVSSLSEIKDRPLMTNVLMSPTPPPLLTKDQGIVTGKPLSPAPTPPALLPPLKDKLDVPSPSQPTPPRDQSTNSIYLKDDATTVSQPDTSLLPLGMPLSPCENDIIAKMEPSLPTFPSGSPSPSGPIPPIIKHLEEKLVSKNGTSPLPPPVPHLVPVLEENSAYVCGTPQTSAPPTPPLKQNLTFSGGSSPPPPPPSLPPPTPSSSPCLLLTTPGLNKNCSSISGPPRPPSPPTPPLKERLVSKGGMLLPLPPPPPPPPPPPLPEQPVKEDFSLIEKPCPPPPPPPPPPPPLPEQPVKEDFSLTEKPCPPPPPPLPSSQASKPTELYAVPPSPPPPSLVSSLKDNNNLPKSVPSVPPPPVPFPKVNNMPASPSPTPPIAPPPSKNYRRMLSSTMTSRSNSTKKLKPLHWLKISRAVQGSFWAEIEKCSYASKPSVIDMPELVYFFSVQNLDQVGSGRNGNSKTKFGQKVQKVQLVDHRRAYNCEIMLSKVKIPLHDMLTSVLALEDSALDIDQVENLIKFCPTKEEIEVLKGYKGEKEKLGRCEQFMLELMQVPRIESKLRVFSFTIQFQSQISELRNNLNIVNSATDQIRGSSKLKGVLQTILYLGNALNQGTARGSAAGFKLDSLLKLTDTRSWSNKMTLMHYLCKIFPAWNPH
- the LOC125853185 gene encoding formin-like protein 13 isoform X4 yields the protein MALFRKLFYWKPPDGLLEIGGDRVYVFDRCFSTDVWEEKNYKGYVASVISQLRDHYPDVSILAFNFREGESESLIANDLSEHDVTIMDYPRHYEGCPLLSMEMINHFLRSSESWLSLGQQNVLLLHCEWGGWPVLAFMLAALLIYRRHFNGEQKTLDMIHKQAPHELLHLMQPLNPIPSQLRYLQYVARRNLNTQWPPLDRALTLDCIIIRMVPNFDGKGGCRPIFRIYGQDPLIVSDRSPKSLFSTQKKSNIVRYYKQEECELVKIDITCHIQGDVVLECISLHDDREIMMFRTMFNTSFIQSSILILNSDEVDTLWDAKDQFPKDFRIEVLFSDMDVAASVVPVDLSCFDKKDGLPVEAFAKVQEIINSADWLNQKGDAASNMLEQITESNLIPEKLGSPPETTATTKLIDQATLENPQKRQELAALENNAKGLAQSTLEQQVGSSSEAYRSNKQEAVFQLVETKESSASVTSPPVSPHESKTVEHPSLYGKECGKLKEVSSLSEIKDRPLMTNVLMSPTPPPLLTKDQGHP
- the LOC125853185 gene encoding formin-like protein 13 isoform X2, which encodes MALFRKLFYWKPPDGLLEIGGDRVYVFDRCFSTDVWEEKNYKGYVASVISQLRDHYPDVSILAFNFREGESESLIANDLSEHDVTIMDYPRHYEGCPLLSMEMINHFLRSSESWLSLGQQNVLLLHCEWGGWPVLAFMLAALLIYRRHFNGEQKTLDMIHKQAPHELLHLMQPLNPIPSQLRYLQYVARRNLNTQWPPLDRALTLDCIIIRMVPNFDGKGGCRPIFRIYGQDPLIVSDRSPKSLFSTQKKSNIVRYYKQEECELVKIDITCHIQGDVVLECISLHDDREIMMFRTMFNTSFIQSSILILNSDEVDTLWDAKDQFPKDFRIEVLFSDMDVAASVVPVDLSCFDKKDGLPVEAFAKVQEIINSADWLNQKGDAASNMLEQITESNLIPEKLGSPPETTATTKLIDQATLENPQKRQELAALENNAKGLAQSTLEQQVGSSSEAYRSNKQEAVFQLVETKESSASVTSPPVSPHESKTVEHPSLYGKECGKLKEVSSLSEIKDRPLMTNVLMSPTPPPLLTKDQGIVTGKPLSPAPTPPALLPPLKDKLDVPSPSQPTPPRDQSTNSIYLKDDATTVSQPDTSLLPLGMPLSPCENDIIAKMEPSLPTFPSGSPSPSGPIPPIIKHLEEKLVSKNGTSPLPPPVPHLVPVLEENSAYVCGTPQTSAPPTPPLKQNLTFSGGSSPPPPPPSLPPPTPSSSPCLLLTTPGLNKNCSSISGPPRPPSPPTPPLKERLVSKGGMLLPLPPPPPPPPPPPLPEQPVKEDFSLIEKPCPPPPPPPPPPPPLPEQPVKEDFSLTEKPCPPPPPPLPSSQASKPTELYAVPPSPPPPSLVSSLKDNNNLPKSVPSVPPPPVPFPKVNNMPASPSPTPPIAPPPSKNYRRMLSSTMTSRSNSTKKLKPLHWLKISRAVQGSFWAEIEKCSYASKPSVIDMPELVYFFSVQNLDQVGSGRNGNSKTKFGQKVQKVQLVDHRRAYNCEIMLSKVKIPLHDMLTSVLALEDSALDIDQVENLIKFCPTKEEIEVLKGYKGEKEKLGRCEQFMLELMQVPRIESKLRVFSFTIQFQSQISELRNNLNIVNSATDQIRGSSKLKGVLQTILYLGNALNQGTARGSAAGFKLDSLLKLTDTRSWSNKMTLMHYLCKILTDKLPELLDFSKDLSSLEPALKIQLKYLAEEMKAISKGMEKVVDELSMSENDGLMSENFCKALTEFLSCAEGEVSSLAQLFSDVVCMSFCDTG
- the LOC125853185 gene encoding formin-like protein 13 isoform X5; its protein translation is MALFRKLFYWKPPDGLLEIGGDRVYVFDRCFSTDVWEEKNYKGYVASVISQLRDHYPDVSILAFNFREGESESLIANDLSEHDVTIMDYPRHYEGCPLLSMEMINHFLRSSESWLSLGQQNVLLLHCEWGGWPVLAFMLAALLIYRRHFNGEQKTLDMIHKQAPHELLHLMQPLNPIPSQLRYLQYVARRNLNTQWPPLDRALTLDCIIIRMVPNFDGKGGCRPIFRIYGQDPLIVSDRSPKSLFSTQKKSNIVRYYKQEECELVKIDITCHIQGDVVLECISLHDDREIMMFRTMFNTSFIQSSILILNSDEVDTLWDAKDQFPKDFRIEVLFSDMDVAASVVPVDLSCFDKKDGLPVEAFAKVQEIINSADWLNQKGDAASNMLEQITESNLIPEKLGSPPETTATTKLIDQATLENPQKRQELAALENNAKGLAQSTLEQQVGSSSEAYRSNKQEAVFQLVETKGHP
- the LOC125853185 gene encoding formin-like protein 13 isoform X6 is translated as MALFRKLFYWKPPDGLLEIGGDRVYVFDRCFSTDVWEEKNYKGYVASVISQLRDHYPDVSILAFNFREGESESLIANDLSEHDVTIMDYPRHYEGCPLLSMEMINHFLRSSESWLSLGQQNVLLLHCEWGGWPVLAFMLAALLIYRRHFNGEQKTLDMIHKQAPHELLHLMQPLNPIPSQLRYLQYVARRNLNTQWPPLDRALTLDCIIIRMVPNFDGKGGCRPIFRIYGQDPLIVSDRSPKSLFSTQKKSNIVRYYKQEECELVKIDITCHIQGDVVLECISLHDDREIMMFRTMFNTSFIQSSILILNSDEVDTLWDAKDQFPKDFRIEVLFSDMDVAASVVPVDLSCFDKKDGLPVEAFAKVQEIINSADWLNQKGDAASNMLEQITESNLIPEKLGSPPETTATTKLIDQATLENPQKRQELAALENNAKGLAQSTLEQQVGSSSEAYRSNKQEAVFQLVETKV
- the LOC125853185 gene encoding formin-like protein 13 isoform X1; amino-acid sequence: MALFRKLFYWKPPDGLLEIGGDRVYVFDRCFSTDVWEEKNYKGYVASVISQLRDHYPDVSILAFNFREGESESLIANDLSEHDVTIMDYPRHYEGCPLLSMEMINHFLRSSESWLSLGQQNVLLLHCEWGGWPVLAFMLAALLIYRRHFNGEQKTLDMIHKQAPHELLHLMQPLNPIPSQLRYLQYVARRNLNTQWPPLDRALTLDCIIIRMVPNFDGKGGCRPIFRIYGQDPLIVSDRSPKSLFSTQKKSNIVRYYKQEECELVKIDITCHIQGDVVLECISLHDDREIMMFRTMFNTSFIQSSILILNSDEVDTLWDAKDQFPKDFRIEVLFSDMDVAASVVPVDLSCFDKKDGLPVEAFAKVQEIINSADWLNQKGDAASNMLEQITESNLIPEKLGSPPETTATTKLIDQATLENPQKRQELAALENNAKGLAQSTLEQQVGSSSEAYRSNKQEAVFQLVETKESSASVTSPPVSPHESKTVEHPSLYGKECGKLKEVSSLSEIKDRPLMTNVLMSPTPPPLLTKDQGIVTGKPLSPAPTPPALLPPLKDKLDVPSPSQPTPPRDQSTNSIYLKDDATTVSQPDTSLLPLGMPLSPCENDIIAKMEPSLPTFPSGSPSPSGPIPPIIKHLEEKLVSKNGTSPLPPPVPHLVPVLEENSAYVCGTPQTSAPPTPPLKQNLTFSGGSSPPPPPPSLPPPTPSSSPCLLLTTPGLNKNCSSISGPPRPPSPPTPPLKERLVSKGGMLLPLPPPPPPPPPPPLPEQPVKEDFSLIEKPCPPPPPPPPPPPPLPEQPVKEDFSLTEKPCPPPPPPLPSSQASKPTELYAVPPSPPPPSLVSSLKDNNNLPKSVPSVPPPPVPFPKVNNMPASPSPTPPIAPPPSKNYRRMLSSTMTSRSNSTKKLKPLHWLKISRAVQGSFWAEIEKCSYASKPSVIDMPELVYFFSVQNLDQVGSGRNGNSKTKFGQKVQKVQLVDHRRAYNCEIMLSKVKIPLHDMLTSVLALEDSALDIDQVENLIKFCPTKEEIEVLKGYKGEKEKLGRCEQFMLELMQVPRIESKLRVFSFTIQFQSQISELRNNLNIVNSATDQIRGSSKLKGVLQTILYLGNALNQGTARGSAAGFKLDSLLKLTDTRSWSNKMTLMHYLCKILTDKLPELLDFSKDLSSLEPALKIQLKYLAEEMKAISKGMEKVVDELSMSENDGLMSENFCKALTEFLSCAEGEVSSLAQLFSDVGKNVDSLIIYFGEDPARCPFEQVVSTLMSFQRMFHQALEENRKQLEFERKKAEKEAKEKQRTSASDHKKT